The Vicia villosa cultivar HV-30 ecotype Madison, WI linkage group LG1, Vvil1.0, whole genome shotgun sequence genome includes a region encoding these proteins:
- the LOC131644071 gene encoding serine/arginine-rich splicing factor SR30-like translates to MSGKSSRTLYVGNLPGDIRLREVEDLFYKYGPIVDIDLKIPPKPPGYAFVEFEDARDAQDAIYYRDGYDFDGYRLRVELAHGGRSSSSSVDRYSRHSGRSGSYGVSRRSDYRVLVTGLPPSASWQDLKDHMRKAGDVCFSQVFRERGGLTGIVDYTNYDDVKYAIRKLDDSEFRNAFSRAYIRVREYDRSYSRSPSRDSRRSYSRSRSPYASRSRSRSLSHSYSGRSRSLSPKARHARRSLSLSRSHTRSRSPSSSPRRYQSRSPSQSSRSM, encoded by the exons ATGAGTGGCAAGTCAAGTCGCACTTTATATGTTGGCAATCTTCCTGGCGATATTCGCTTGAGAGAAGTAGAGGATCTTTTCTACAAG TATGGTCCTATCGTTGACATTGATTTGAAGATCCCTCCCAAACCACCAGGTTATGCTTTTGTTGAG TTTGAGGATGCTCGTGATGCTCAGGATGCAATTTACTACAGAGATGGTTATGATTTTGATGGTTATCGATTACGG GTTGAACTTGCACATGGTGGACGGTCAAGTTCATCGTCAGTAGATCGATATAGTAGGCATAGCGGTAGAAGTGGTAGCTATGGAGTTTCCAGGCGATCTGACTATCGTG TTCTGGTGACTGGATTACCTCCTTCTGCTTCATGGCAAGACCTGAAA GATCACATGCGTAAAGCTGGTGATGTGTGTTTTTCTCAAGTATTCCGGGAGCGTGGAG GCTTGACTGGGATAGTGGATTATACCAATTATGATGATGTGAAATATGCT ATCAGGAAACTTGATGACTCTGAATTTCGAAATGCATTTTCTCGGGCATACATACGA GTGAGGGAATATGATCGGAGTTATTCTAGAAGCCCTAGTCGTGATTCAAGGAGGAGCTATTCTCGAAGCCGCAGCCCATATGCATCACGAAGTCGAAGCCGCAGTCTAAGTCATAGCTACAGTGGCAGGAGCAGAAG TTTGTCTCCAAAAGCAAGACACGCTCGTCGCTCATTATCTCTCTCAAG ATCCCATACAAGATCCAGATCCCCGAGCTCGTCT CCTAGACGTTACCAGAGTCGCAGTCCTAGCCAAAGTTCAAGGAGCATGTAA